The Halomonas sp. HAL1 genome segment TGCTGCGTAAGGCGTGCCCCGCATTAGCCATCGGGCTAGTGCCAGCATCACGTTAAACGCTTACTGGTGGCTATCGGAGTAGGGCAGCAGTGCCAGATAACGCGAGCGCTTGATAGCAGTCGCCAACTGACGCTGATAGCGTGCTTTGGTGCCGGTAATACGGCTTGGAACGATCTTGCCGGTTTCGGTGATGTAAGCCTTCAGCGTGTCCAGATCTTTGTAATCGATCTGCTTGATGCCTTCAGCGGTGAAGCGGCAAAACTTACGGCGACGGAAAAAACGTGCCATGGACTAGCTCCTTAAAACGTGCAGTGAATAAAATCAGGCAGTTTCTTCTTCTTCAGCGCGCGGTTTTTCTTCGCGACGCGGACGTTTTTCTTCTGCCGGCTTCATCATCGGGGAAGCTTCAGTAACAGCTTCTTTGCAGCGAACAACCAGGCTGCGGATAATGGCGTCGTTGTAACGGAAGATATTCTCGATTTCATCGAGAGTTTCGCCGTTACATTCGACATTCATCAGCACGTAGTGGGCTTTGTGGATCTTGTTGATCGGGTAAGCCAAGTGACGACGACCCCAATCTTCTAGACGGTGCACAGTGCCGCTGTTTTCAGTAACGATGCTGGTGTAGCGCTCAACCATCGCCGGCACCTGCTCGCTTTGATCCGGGTGGACCATAAACACGATTTCGTAATGACGCATAGGATCTCCTTGCGGTTTGACAGCTTCCGTTGTGTGCTACTGCTAAAGGCAGTAAACGACGACAAGGAAGCAAGGAGTTAACTGAAGTGCTCCGCCACCGCATTAAACGGCTACCGGGGCATCAAACAGAACTTTTATTTCAACAACTGTTTTTTAACGACAGTTTCAATTACTAATTCTCACAGCTAACGCCCGCTTGCAGACAAACGGGCGCGTGTATCTTAGTAGTACGGCGGTTAACTTGCAAGCTGGCGCTGTCGGACAGCTTCAAACAAGCAGATACCGGTAGCTACTGACACATTGAGGCTAGAAACCTCTCCGGCCATGGGCAGCTTGGCAAGGTTATCGCACGCTTCGCGCGTTAACCGCCGCATGCCCTTGCCTTCTGCTCCCATTACCAGGGCAGTAGGCCCCGTCATATCAATATCAAAGATGCTAGCCTCAGCCTCACCTGCCGTACCGGTTATCCAGACACCGGCATCTTTTAGCTTGGCAAGCGTACGCGCCAAATTCGTCACTTGATAAACCGGCACCACCTCGGCGGCACCACAGGCAACTTTGCGCACGGTGGCATTGAGCGGTGCGGCCTTGTCCTTCGCCACGATCACCCCGTGCGCACCGGCGGCATCCGCGCTGCGCAGGCAGGCACCGAAGTTATGCACATCCGTCACGCCATCCAAAATCAGCAACAGTGGCGGTGTATTCGAGGGCCAAGCACGCAGCTTAAGCCAGAGCGACTCTTCGCCCTCGGGAGTTAGCGGCGGACAAAACGCGACTACCCCTTGGTGGGCAGCCCCCTGAGTTAGCTGATCAAGCAAATCGCGGGGTTGCTCTTTCACACGAGCGCCATGCGACTGAGCGTGGGCGACCAACTCTTTCAAGCGGCTCCCCGCCCCCTGCTGCACCCACAATTCACGGGGTGCCTCACCTCTATCTAGCAGGCTTTGCAGTGCATGAACGCCATAAACCTGATCTAGCCCATCAGGGGTCTTGGGACCCCGCCGTGAAGACGCTGACTTCATGCTCAGCCCTTATTCGGTGATGGTTTGCGTGGGCCGTTCCGTGTGCGGCGTGGGCCGCGACGCGTAGTGGGCTTCTCGCTACTGGATGGTTTGTCACCAGCCGCTTTGGCACTATTTCCTTTAACACCAGCGCTTTTAGCACCAGCGCCCCCTTCCCCACCGCGGCTCTTACGCGGCTGGCGGCGTGGGCGGGGTTTTTCATCCCCCAGGCCGAAGTCAATCTTACGATCGTCCATATCGACCCGCG includes the following:
- the rpsR gene encoding 30S ribosomal protein S18 produces the protein MARFFRRRKFCRFTAEGIKQIDYKDLDTLKAYITETGKIVPSRITGTKARYQRQLATAIKRSRYLALLPYSDSHQ
- the rpsF gene encoding 30S ribosomal protein S6 translates to MRHYEIVFMVHPDQSEQVPAMVERYTSIVTENSGTVHRLEDWGRRHLAYPINKIHKAHYVLMNVECNGETLDEIENIFRYNDAIIRSLVVRCKEAVTEASPMMKPAEEKRPRREEKPRAEEEETA
- the rlmB gene encoding 23S rRNA (guanosine(2251)-2'-O)-methyltransferase RlmB, which gives rise to MKSASSRRGPKTPDGLDQVYGVHALQSLLDRGEAPRELWVQQGAGSRLKELVAHAQSHGARVKEQPRDLLDQLTQGAAHQGVVAFCPPLTPEGEESLWLKLRAWPSNTPPLLLILDGVTDVHNFGACLRSADAAGAHGVIVAKDKAAPLNATVRKVACGAAEVVPVYQVTNLARTLAKLKDAGVWITGTAGEAEASIFDIDMTGPTALVMGAEGKGMRRLTREACDNLAKLPMAGEVSSLNVSVATGICLFEAVRQRQLAS